Part of the Candidatus Cybelea sp. genome is shown below.
AATCGAGGATCGTGCCGCACTTGCATTGCTTACCCGCATGCCGTTCCCCGCGTCTAGCGGACCGATCGTTCTCAATGCCGGAGCGCACGAATGCGACAACGTTCCCGCCGCGCTCGGGATCGCCACGGATACCGGAAAAGGACACTCGGTTGCGATGGTCTTCGTTCCAAGCGAACGTTCCAGCGACGCCTGGGGTGAAGCGGCGCAGGCGATCGGTTCGGCAGCCTCAAAGGTAGCGCAAGAAATTTCGGCCTTCGACTTCGAGGGCGAGCGCAAGCGGACGACGCCGATCCCCGGCGGCCCGCACGCGTTCTTTCTCCTTAATGCATCGCTCGACGTGCAGTTCGCGTGGTCCAGCGGAGAAGATGCGTCCGCATTTGCGCGGCTCGTCGAGCCCGAGCACGCTCGCCTCCCGCTCTTTCTCGAGCAGGCGGTGCGACGTTTGACGTCCTCGTGGAACTTCTCCCGAGCCGGCACGTGTGAAGCGCGCACCGGATATCCGCTGCTTGGACTGGCGATGCGAGTGGTGCCGATGCTCCAAAACGACGTCTACATCGGTGTTTTTTTGGATAAGTGCGAGGATCCCGATATCGATGCGGCCGCATCGACCTTTCGCATATCTTCGCGGGAACGAGAGGTGCTCAACGGGCTGCTCGACGGCCGCACGATCACCGAAATCGCCGCCGATCTCAGCGTTGCCGAGTCGACGGTCAACGATCACGTTTCGCGAATGATCGCAAAGACGAACGCCCGCAACCGCATTCACATGGCCGCGACTCTCCTCGGCTGGCCGTCGATGCGTCCCGATCCGCAAGCCGCTCCCGCCCGCCAATCTTTTAAGGATCGCTTAAGCGAAAAGAGCGACGAACGCGACGAGCCGCGCACGCGCTGTTCGTGGCGTTATCACCCCGGCGCCTAAGCCGGGTGCCCGGGGCACATGATAACTTCTTACTACGCTTTGCACCCTAAAGGCCAGAAATAGCGGCTAAAGTCCCTAAATCCCGGCCGGGCATAGAACGAACGTCTCACAAGTATATCGGGTTGTCCCGAGGTCCCATGCGGTGGCAGACTATTAGAGTTCAGCCAAAGACCCCACCGACTACGGAGCTTTACAAAAGCATGATTAGTACCTCGGGCGCATTGCGCGTCCTCATCATCGAAAAACAGATGCTCTTTGCCAAGGCCATCGCACAGGTGCTCTCGGCAGATCCTGACATCAAGGTCGCCGGCATCGCGGCCAGCCGGGAAACGGCGATGGTCGCTAAGGACGTCGACATCGTGATCATCGACATCGATACGGAAGAGATCGACGACGTCATCGAACATTTCAAGAGCAAATCCCCCGATACGCGCATTTGCGCTCTTTCGGCTCACACGCAAGGCGAGCTGATGCAGCACTGCCTCGCGGCCGGCGCCGACGCGTACATCGTAAAGGATTCCTCCTTGCAGGAGCTCGTCGCGGCGATCAAGACCCTCGGCGAAGGCTCGAGCT
Proteins encoded:
- a CDS encoding helix-turn-helix transcriptional regulator; protein product: MRDLERGVTSISPAGFDGFDASRKRRLDASLRQTARAASAVGWAIGVFDSEQDLVAFDTSDAGIEDRAALALLTRMPFPASSGPIVLNAGAHECDNVPAALGIATDTGKGHSVAMVFVPSERSSDAWGEAAQAIGSAASKVAQEISAFDFEGERKRTTPIPGGPHAFFLLNASLDVQFAWSSGEDASAFARLVEPEHARLPLFLEQAVRRLTSSWNFSRAGTCEARTGYPLLGLAMRVVPMLQNDVYIGVFLDKCEDPDIDAAASTFRISSREREVLNGLLDGRTITEIAADLSVAESTVNDHVSRMIAKTNARNRIHMAATLLGWPSMRPDPQAAPARQSFKDRLSEKSDERDEPRTRCSWRYHPGA
- a CDS encoding response regulator transcription factor — its product is MISTSGALRVLIIEKQMLFAKAIAQVLSADPDIKVAGIAASRETAMVAKDVDIVIIDIDTEEIDDVIEHFKSKSPDTRICALSAHTQGELMQHCLAAGADAYIVKDSSLQELVAAIKTLGEGSSYVDPRVAASLLRRRGPTKRLTNELSPREREIIRLIAQGLSNRDIGRRLVLSEKTIKNHVSHIFAKIHCTARSQAAVHAIRIGLA